Proteins encoded within one genomic window of Parolsenella massiliensis:
- a CDS encoding 3-hydroxyacyl-CoA dehydrogenase, which produces MDIKDVKRVTIAGCGTEGSQIASMVAYKGFETTVWLRSEGSVERAQPRLASVKKQIVDVLNAWKTDPAAYCRGLSDDRDLTPEQIDELIAQAEERLPRIHLTTSLEEAFGNADVVIECINEDPAQKTDLYEKIAPVMPEHTVLLTDSSTFLPSTFADATGRPDRYLTLHFANQIWRNNLTELMRHDRTSDESFTLAEQFSYAIGMIPLKLNKEQPGYILNTLLIPWFRAALQLVATGVSDPATVDLCWELDTGATKDQTPFRKLDKVGLPLAMHIMGMQPGADDPTTVNGQIVALLRGYVEAGKTGIAVGEGFYRYDENGNVIE; this is translated from the coding sequence ATGGACATCAAGGACGTCAAGAGGGTCACCATCGCGGGCTGCGGCACCGAGGGCAGCCAGATCGCGTCGATGGTTGCGTACAAGGGCTTCGAGACCACCGTCTGGCTGAGGAGCGAGGGCTCCGTCGAGCGCGCCCAGCCGCGCCTCGCAAGCGTCAAGAAGCAGATCGTGGACGTGCTCAACGCCTGGAAGACCGATCCTGCCGCCTACTGCCGCGGCCTGTCCGATGACCGCGACCTCACGCCCGAGCAGATCGACGAGCTCATCGCCCAAGCCGAGGAGCGCCTGCCGCGCATCCACCTCACCACGAGCCTCGAGGAGGCGTTTGGGAACGCGGACGTCGTCATCGAGTGCATCAACGAGGACCCCGCGCAGAAGACCGACCTCTACGAGAAGATCGCGCCCGTGATGCCCGAGCACACGGTGCTGCTCACGGACTCCTCGACGTTCCTCCCCAGCACGTTCGCCGATGCCACGGGGCGCCCGGACCGCTACCTCACGCTTCACTTCGCCAACCAGATCTGGCGCAACAACCTCACCGAGCTCATGCGCCACGACCGCACGAGCGACGAGAGTTTCACGCTGGCCGAGCAGTTCTCCTACGCCATCGGCATGATTCCGCTCAAGCTCAACAAGGAGCAGCCGGGCTACATCCTGAACACCCTGCTCATCCCCTGGTTCCGCGCCGCGCTGCAGCTCGTGGCCACCGGCGTGAGCGATCCGGCGACCGTTGACCTGTGCTGGGAGCTCGACACGGGCGCCACGAAGGACCAGACGCCGTTCCGCAAGCTCGACAAGGTGGGCCTGCCGCTCGCGATGCACATCATGGGCATGCAGCCCGGCGCCGACGACCCCACGACCGTCAACGGCCAGATCGTGGCGCTGCTGCGCGGTTACGTCGAGGCGGGCAAGACCGGCATCGCCGTGGGCGAGGGCTTCTACCGCTATGACGAGAACGGCAACGTGATCGAGTAG
- a CDS encoding AEC family transporter yields the protein MVDVLIKVAAFVSIIVAGYYAGRSGKLGRGTGGVLSKIVFNLTLPCAVIHAFGAAEFTLDLLWLFVVAAAFNFAAYFAMFAATRHSERAARVYYLCNICGYNIGCFALPFVQAFFPPAQAVAICLFDAGNSIMMSGGTYALTSVLASEKPVEHPVRLAAKRLFSSVTVDAYLVLVTMALLRIPVPQAIVQFTEPMANANAFLAMFMLGLVTNLHVDAQKVGRLVRLLGARLAANVLFTAIVLLALPFAPGVKVIVCMGVWAPIGAMGPVFTMWCHGDHGLAGLANAVSVVVAVIAMTGIVLATGAMG from the coding sequence GTGGTAGACGTACTCATCAAGGTGGCGGCGTTCGTGAGCATCATCGTGGCCGGCTACTATGCCGGCCGCTCCGGCAAGCTGGGGCGTGGCACGGGCGGCGTGCTGTCCAAGATCGTGTTCAACCTCACGCTGCCCTGCGCCGTCATCCACGCGTTTGGCGCCGCGGAGTTCACGCTCGACTTGCTGTGGCTGTTCGTCGTGGCGGCGGCGTTCAACTTCGCGGCCTACTTCGCGATGTTCGCGGCCACGCGGCACAGCGAGCGCGCCGCGCGCGTCTACTACCTGTGCAACATCTGCGGCTACAACATCGGCTGCTTTGCGCTGCCGTTCGTGCAGGCGTTCTTCCCGCCGGCGCAGGCCGTGGCGATTTGTTTGTTCGACGCCGGCAACTCCATCATGATGAGCGGCGGCACCTACGCGCTCACGAGCGTGCTCGCCAGCGAGAAGCCCGTCGAGCACCCGGTGCGCCTTGCGGCCAAGCGGCTGTTCTCCTCGGTCACGGTGGACGCCTACCTCGTGCTCGTGACCATGGCGCTGCTGCGCATCCCCGTACCGCAGGCGATCGTGCAGTTCACCGAGCCCATGGCCAACGCCAACGCGTTTCTCGCGATGTTCATGCTGGGGCTCGTGACGAACCTGCACGTAGACGCGCAGAAGGTGGGCAGGCTCGTGCGCCTGCTTGGCGCAAGGCTTGCGGCAAACGTGCTGTTCACGGCCATCGTCTTGCTGGCGCTGCCGTTTGCGCCGGGCGTCAAGGTCATCGTGTGCATGGGCGTGTGGGCGCCCATCGGCGCCATGGGTCCCGTGTTCACGATGTGGTGCCACGGCGACCACGGCCTGGCCGGCCTCGCGAACGCCGTGAGTGTGGTCGTGGCGGTGATCGCGATGACGGGCATCGTGCTCGCCACAGGCGCCATGGGCTAG